GAATCCAGTCAAACCTATCCGCACAGTTAAACAACGCCATAAACGGCACTGCAGATGGTGAAACTACTTTTTCCTCCCCAATGTCATCATTCTCATCTATAACACTCCGGCGACTGGTGTTGGGCAAAGGAGTGTCCGGGGCCTCAGAATTCTCGGACACAGGCGTCAGCGGCCCCACACCATGCGCCGAAGTCCACCCAAGTTCCAACATCATTCAGATTGAAAGTTCAACCACTTTGTGTAAAAGTAAAAACTAAAAAGTAATTTGAGAAATTTAATGATTTGAAAGTGGCACATAATGACTGTTTTAGAAGAATGAGTTACAACTAGATGTTAAGGATATAAACATTAATTCAAGAATAAAAAGGTTGACGATATGATTGTATTTTGGGTTAGTTTATTCTGTTGAGTGTATGGGTATGTTGGTCTCTTCTTTCTCGGGTTCCCGCCAGTCCGGCAAATAACTTGAACCCGATTGGATGATCCGAAATCCGAAATATTACAATAATATTTATAGAAAGTTGACTCAACATTGGTCATGTCAATTGGTTGGCATGTATCATTAAGAAAAGTTAAAGTTAGGAACAAAAACATTACATACATTTCTATGCTCGGTCTTGTTATTGTTAGTTGCattgtaaaacatatttttgaccAAAAATAAATTTGATATAATTCGAAGACAAAAGATAAACCGGGTTCAATTTTTCTATTAAGTAAGTTAAATTTATGTTTAACTACAATAACCACTCGAGTTCTAATATTTTTGGTTCAATCTTTTATGAATGTTATAATAAAAATGGTTCGAATATAATGAATATGAAATTTGATTACTATTTAGTTTGTTAAAAGGAAAACTTACTTGACGTAGAATAatcaagaagaaaaaaaaaaaaacctagtcGCTTCCTTCAGTTAGATATTCAGTCTAGATAATCATAAATTATTTTTAATAGCAATGAATAATATCAAAATTTAATTACTTTTAGTATATGGTTACACAAATGCATAAAAATAGCATCTTGTGGCTGTAGTTTAGTGGTAAGAATTCCACGTTGTGGCCGTGGAGACCTGGGCTCGAATCCCAGCAGCCACACTACAATTTTATTTTTACGCATTTATTTTTTCTCTTTTCCTTCAACTGTTAGTGATGCAAAAAGAAATGTCTAAAGGCTTGGTTTTCTGAAATCTAATAACAGCAGTGGCGaagtttgaaaatttccaccgtgggggtcggaagtcaccgaacctaaaaattctatataagtaaatattttttttataaaaccaaaaatttttacacgaaacgtacatacataacactactgagctgAATAACAGAATAtagattttaaatttttataagaTTAATTTGTAGAACTCTTTGAAATCAGAATATAGTTCAAAAGAAAGTTCCATGTTTTATTAAAGAATTAAATAATCCAACAAATTCGACCAAGATATTCAACTCTCACATTATCACCATTGTAGACCACAACCACCACCCCATAGTCGCCACTACCCACCCACCCCTACCACTGCAACTAACCACTCCAACATTATAGACATGGACGGTTATATGTAATCTACAACATCGAACTTAAATGACTTTGTAGGTTCTCGGATTATTTGATTGGATTGGTAATCACGTCACTACTTCATTGAGAGGAACGTGGTAAAATGGCGTGTTATACAACTACTTGGGCTACTAGTTAGTTGTGTTAAGCTAATAGTCCGAAAAAGTTTCACGATCAtcaatataaattaaaaaagcTCTAAGTTGACATTTAAgttatatttcaaaaaaaaaaaaaaaaaaaaaaaaaaaaaaaaaaacaaacaaacgaaaCAAATCAAAAATCCTATACTTATACtcaaaacccaaaaaaataaaataaaaatacaatgaCTCAATTCAGTccgaaaaaaaaaaatctaattgaCCGGTAATCTTATTACCATATGGTTGAAAAATTATGAGCTAGTCATATGATCactaagggtgaagggggtgctcacctaataggtgagtcccctctcttacgccaaaccaatccccgtgtgccacgtcaactcccctcttaaactcccctaacaccccaatttgatggcgccactcccctcttaactccccttatttttttattcaaacaaaaaaaaaagaaaaaaaaaagaaaaaaaaaagaaaaagtttgattggttgaaagtggGCTGACCCACcatctttcctctctctctccatcGGCGAGAGCCCACTGCCTTGTCTACCTCTCTCTTGTTCATCGCTCCAATGGCGCCGCCCCCCTAATCGGTGAAACCCCTCCCCGAATTACGCCCCGCCCACCCTAAGATCGTGAGTGACTAATCATTTGTTTATGCCTCCAAACTTTTTGACTATAATTAATACCAAAATAAAGAAAATGTCTTTCTTCTATTCGTTTAACCAATTACGAGCTCCAATATAGTTATTAGGTGTCAGATAATCATATATACAATTTTTGAAACATTATAGCTTTTAGTTGGTGTTTAAACCTTATGATGATATGAGATAATGACTTtatattttatcttttattttcaaTTAAATGTGTTATATAACACATATATAGGATCTGTCAGCTAAGATGACTGATGCATAAAAACTTATTGTGAATTACAAATGGTCCACATAATAGCCcgttatttttatatacatacatatgtatattTAGCCGTAATTTTGTCAATAGAGTGGTGGTGCATTAACAGGGCCGTCTCTGAAAATCCCTAAGAACTTTTAGGCCCTGTGCGAGTAGGAAAATTGGGGCCCTCAAAATAAATACGTGTATATAAAATCAGTATTAGTATTATGACGATGGTtgtaataacaataaacaataaaaaattattaTAGCAAAATGATCTATGTTAAATAGTGAGGTCTCCATATGTATTAGATAGACGGATGAACAAGTTTCAGAATCGGACGACATTTTCTATATCTCAAAGTCCACAATAAGTAACAAAGATTTTAATATGTACATTACATGTTTCAATCAACATACAGGGTTCAAGTGTTATCTAAACATCTGTATGAAAATGAGCTCAATTAATTTCagaattattaaaaaaacttATCAATTATCACAACTATTCATGTTCATAGACTTGATACAAAGCTCAAATTAGCATGGATTGAGAAAAATATCTGAGTTTTATGTTACAAATAGATTATTACACCTAACATTGGTTTCATGAACAAGCAAAAGTAACCAACACTTCAATTCTTTAAGCAAAAAGAACTCTAATATGTATAAACATATCTAAATTAGTTTGCAACACTAACCATTTCATATAAGTAAAATAAATGATACTAGAAAACGGAGTCCTACTAGGTTTATATTGTAAAAGAAAGAACTTATTATGTAAATGATAACATTAGGAAAAAAAAGAACTTACAAAAATTAAACTAAAGActaaaaaggttaatttgttgGAGTATATGGGCCTTATGAGTTTCCACCAATTAAAAAATAAGCTGAATCATCTAGTTGAGGCCCAAACAAAACTTGAAAGAACTCAAAAAGTAGAAAAAAGAAATTAACACCACAGGGAATCGAACACGGGAGGTTTAAAATGGCAAAAAAGTGGCCTTTCCACTGCACGAAAGAGCCAACTTGtttatgtttttacgttaaaagatttatatataaattaaaggtatatttttaaacaattttgggCCCCTCGATATTATGGGGCCTGTGCGGTGACACTTCCCGCACAGGCCCAAATCCGGCCCTGTGCATTAACAAAGACAAAACCTTTAAACACCATAAAAAAGATTTTGGGTTCAAAACTTTAAACGCtagaaataaaagaaatttgtagttaaaaagaaaaaatagCCCGTATTCATCTGCCGGCTCCTTTTTCTGTCGTTCTTCCATACAGGCTACAACCTCTCACATCTTCCATAATCACTTAACTAACCTTCCATAACCAAAATCACAAACCCATGTCCATTCTCCGCAAATCACCCTGCACTTACACTCTCGTTCGCCATTATCACAAACAACAAAAACCCCACAAACCCCCCCGCAAACTGATCCCATTCGTCACCGATCTCAAAAACATTCAAAACCCAGACGAACTCTTCTCCGTATTCAACGATTACCACCAAACTGGCACCTTCAAACACGACTACCCATCTTACTCATCCCTCATTTACAAACTTGCCAAAAAACGAAACTTTGAAGCAGTTGAAACCCTTCTTCAACAGTTACAGCTGTATAACGTTAGATGTAAAGAAGCCCTGTTCATTGGGTTGATCCAGCATTACGGGAAGACCGGGTTTGTCGATAAAGCGGTTGAATTGTTTCGGAGAATGCCGTCGTTTGATTGCTACCGTTCGTTGCAGTCGTTGAATGCGATTTTGAATGTTTTGGTTCAGAATGGGAGGTTGGATGATGCTGGGGAGATGTTTAAGGGGTGTTCGAAGATGGGTTTTCGACCGAATGTGGTGTCGTTTAATGTTATGATGAAGGGGTGGCTTGGGAAGGGGGAGTGGGACGGTGCGCgtaaggtgtttgatgaaatgcttgaaagagAAGTTGAGCCTAGTGTGGTAACTTATAATTGTCAGATTGGGTTTTGGAGTAAGAAGGGTGAGTTTACACAGGCTAAGAGGTTGTTTGATGAGATGGTTGGCAAAGGGAAGAAACCGAATGCTGTATCGTATGGTTTGTTGATGGAGGCGTTGTGTTCGGTGGGAAAGTTTAAGGAGGCGAAAAAGATGATGTTTGATATGGAATATCAAGGGTGTAAACCGCGGCTTGTTAATTATGGGGTTTTGATGAATGATCTTGCGAAAAGAGGAAACTTTGATGAGGCTAAAGGGTTGCTTAA
The Helianthus annuus cultivar XRQ/B chromosome 6, HanXRQr2.0-SUNRISE, whole genome shotgun sequence genome window above contains:
- the LOC110865261 gene encoding pentatricopeptide repeat-containing protein At1g07740, mitochondrial; this encodes MSILRKSPCTYTLVRHYHKQQKPHKPPRKLIPFVTDLKNIQNPDELFSVFNDYHQTGTFKHDYPSYSSLIYKLAKKRNFEAVETLLQQLQLYNVRCKEALFIGLIQHYGKTGFVDKAVELFRRMPSFDCYRSLQSLNAILNVLVQNGRLDDAGEMFKGCSKMGFRPNVVSFNVMMKGWLGKGEWDGARKVFDEMLEREVEPSVVTYNCQIGFWSKKGEFTQAKRLFDEMVGKGKKPNAVSYGLLMEALCSVGKFKEAKKMMFDMEYQGCKPRLVNYGVLMNDLAKRGNFDEAKGLLNDMKKRRIKPDVVMYNILINYLCKESKVEEAYKMLVEMQVNGFEPNAATYRMIVDGYCNSGKFDEGLKVLNAMLLSRHCARLETFCCLIIGLVNNGKVDDACFVMEEMMNRRMSPDFSSWEALVASTCSGDKSACLLVSELVSSSV